The genomic segment GGACGCGCGCGTCGTGCAAAAGTTTGTACAGGGCGTTGCGGTTGGTCTTGAGTTTTTTTGCCGCGTCTTCCATTGGCATGTCGCGCACGCCTAGCAGGATGAGCGCCTCGCGCTGACGGTCGGTTAGTTCTTCCTCGATAATACGCCGGACATGGGTCAACATATCCGCGCGTTCCGCCGAAGTTTCGGGCCCGGCGTGGGTGTCTGCGAGCAGTCCGGGCGGGGGAGGAACGTCTTCATTTTCCGTAAGTTCATCCAACGATGAATCGCGCCAGCGTTTGCGCCGCAGTTCAGTCAGGGCGATCCGCACGGCGATCTTGTGCACCCACGTGGTGAATTGACTGCGTCCCTCGAAGGTGCCGAGTTGGTCGAGCACGCGCAGGAGGGTCTCTTGTGTGACTTCCTCCACGAGGGCATTAAATTGTGGTTGGTCGGGAGACAGCCAGCGCGACAGGGCGTAGGGCAAGCCTTTTTGAATCACCGCGCGCAGATCTTCGAGAGCGGTTTCGCGTTCCAATCCCGATGCCCTGAGTTCTGCGAGCCATTGTTCATTCGTCCGTGAGGTCATGATCGAAAATTATAAAGCAAGTTTGAGTTGTTTTGTCGCATTTCTTACTACTCTCTTATACATTAGGAATGACGCAGTTGAACCTGTTGCGCGCCAACTGCGTAAGTCCTGCACAAAACAAAAAACGAGTCAAACCGACTCGTTTTTTGTTTTGTGGGCGCTAAGGGACTCGAACCCCTGGCCTCATCTGTGTGATAGATGCGCTCTAACCAACTGAGCTAAGCGCCCTTTCTTGTTGCGGGTGACGGCATTATAGCCGAGATAAAGTTCTTCGGCAAGACGCTATTTGCATACTCGCTCGTGTGTGGTTCCTCCATTATGGCGGCGGCAGCACATCCCACGGGTTGACCCAGGATGAGATGGCGCGGATCTCAAAATGCAGGTGTGAACCGCTTGACCGCCCTGTGTTGCCGATGATGCCGATCAGGTCTCCCTGTCCGACGCTTTGTCCGCACACCACGCTGATTCCGCTGAGGTGCGCATAGAGCGATTGGAAGTTATTCCCATGATCCACCATGATCATATTGCCGTACCCGTAGTTGTTCCAGCCCGCATACACGATCACGCCAGCGTCTGTGGCGTATGCGCCTTCGCCCTCATTGCCGGCGATGTCGATACCCCAGTGATTTGTGCCGGGCGAATAATCGAAACCGGAGCGGGCGTGCTGGCTTGCGGGCCAAACGAATGTTCCAAAGCCCACTGCGCCTCCGGTCACCGGTTCGCATGCGCCGGGTCCCAACACGCGCGCCGAAGCGGGGTTTTCGCGCGTCACCCCGAGCGGGGCGCTCCATGAAATGAACTCGCGTTTTCCGCCCGGCACGATCAGCCAGGTGCCCGGGGCAATGTTGGGAGCGGCGAAGTCGCCAACGGTGGCGGGATCCAGCTCATTCGGCGCGTAATTGATGATGTCTTCCGGGGTCACGCCATAATATTTTGCCACGCCGTTCAACCCCTCGCCTTGTTGCCATTCATGATACGTTCCATTGACGGGGAGGATACTCAATTCCTGCCCGGGCTTCAACGAGTGCGGGTTATCGAGTAAGGTGTAATAGTTGCTCCAGAGAACGGTTTGCGGTTCGAGCCCGTAATTTTGGGCAATGCCAAAGATCGTATCGCCTTCGACAACCGTATATTCGATCACCTTCTCGCGCGGACGCGAGGGGATCGTGGTATGCACTTGCGCAAGACGCGGAACTCCGCCGAATGAATTTTCCCCGCCGATGGATTCGATTCCCGCCACGATGACAGGCGCCTCAGTTGCCTGAGAGAGCGCCTCAGCCCCGGCGGGAACGTTCTGCGCGAAGAAGCCCCGCGCGAGCCAGATGACCGCGCCGATCAACGCCATCGACAAAATCAGCGTTCCGATGCGAAAGAATGATTCGCCCAGCCCAATGCCGACCAGTGTTTCAGTAATGCGCGCGAACACCCCGCGCTTTTCGTTATTGCTCATAGGCGTATGCTCAAAATTATCATAACACGTTCAAAAAATCGAAGTCAACCACGCCGCTCGAACGCTAACCTGACGTTAAGCCGCCGACCTGCGCGCGGCGGGGAAAAACAGCTGAATCCCGCCCAAACCGAATAAGCACACCACTCCGCAGACCATGGCGGTGACTGGGAGCGAAAGGTTTTGCGTCATCCAGCCGATCAGCAAACTCCCGAACGGCGCGATGCCCTGAAACGACCATAAGTACACGCTATACACGCGCCCGCGCAAATCATTTGCCACTTGTGTTTGGAGCAGGGTATTCATGGTGGCAAATTGAGTCACGCCGCCCCAGCCCATGAGCGCTACCAGCGCGACTGCAAACCAAAACCGATTCAAAAATGCGATGCCCAACAATCCGACAATGAAAGCCGCTTCTCCCAAAACGAGCCGCGCTCCCCTCTGATGCGCGGAATTGTTGAACGCGATCGACAAAGCCGCCGTGAGCGCGCCAGACCCCAGCGCGAGATACAACGCGCTATTGCGGGCATCCACAATGGATTTGGTGTCGCCGACCTGCGCAAGAACATCTTTTGCCAGCACGGGGATCTGTTGCATGACCGGCATTCCGAAAAGTCCCAGTATGGCGGCGAGCAAAATGATTGCCGCGATATTGCGATGCGCGAGAATGTACCTGCCTCCATCCAGAAAATCACGGGCAATCGATTGATTCGACGGAGTCGGTTCCACTCTGTGCATCAACCGAACCGAAAACAAACTGATGAGTATCGCCCCGAAACTCAAGGCGTTCAACAAGAATATCCACCCTTCTCCGTTTGAGGGAAGAATCAAGAGCAGGGGCGCCGCCAGAGCAGGACCAAGCACACGCGACATGTTGAAAGCCGTCGATTGCAACGCGATGGCATTGGGCAAAAGGTCCCCGCCAACCAGTTCGATCAGCATGGATTGCCGCGCAGTGATCTCGAAAGTGGTGGCGATTCCCAAGACCATCGAAAGAACAATGATATGCCAGATTTGGATTCTTCCGGTCAGGGTAAGAACAGCCAGAACGAGAGTCTCGATCATCATCACTGCCTGCAGAATCATGACCGCTTTACGTTTATCCCACCGTTCGACTAAGACGCCGGAAGGAAATGCCAGAAAAAAAGTTGGCAGGGCGAATGCAAGCCCGATCAAGCCCAAGTCGAAGGGGCGTCCGCTAAGGCGATAAGCGAGGAGAGGCTGGGCTGTGTTCTGCATGGATGTTCCCACCAGCGAGAGCAAATGTCCCAGCCAGAAAATCGCAAAGTCGCGCGAGGTCAGCGCCGGGAATCGCCCGGCGAGCGATAATCGAATTTGATGAATCATAACGCGGATCGCACAGCGAAATTCATTTTGCGCCCTTGCCGCGCTCGTCGGGGCGAAAGAATGAACGTTTGTGGAACTCCTATAAAATTTCGGACTCCTCTGCGGCAGAGGCTCTTTTACCGCGCCTTTCCGAAGCGCGCTTACAGGCTACTTCGCCGGCGCGACCAGTTCGGGCTTATCGTTCGACGCCTTGTTGACCAGCGCGCTGACCGGGTATGCATCCATCATCTCGGCGGGGAAAGGTTTGATGATGGGAAGCAATTGGTCGGGCGTTTGCGGCGAAGGATCGAGCCATTTGGCGTAGTCGCGCGGGTGCACGATGACCGGCATACGGTCGTGGATCATTTCCATCAACTCGTTTGGTCCGGTGGTGATGAGCGCGCAGGTTTTGATCGAAGACCCATCCGGGCTGTTCCACGTGTCCCACAAGCCCGCAATGGCAAACGGCTGGCGGTCTTTCATGTGGATATAAAACGGCGTTTTCGTTTTCTTGCCGGGTTGCGCTTTCCATTCGTAAAAACCATCGGCGAGCACCAGACAGCGCTTGTATTTCAAACTGCCGCGAAACGACGGCTTCTCGGCAACTGTTTCGCCACGCGCGTTGATCAGACGGGCGCCGATGCCGGGGTCTTTCGCCCACATGGGAATCAGCCCCCACACAAAAAAATCTGCCTTGAACTTTTCCGTGTTCGGGATCGCCAGCACAGGCTGGGTTGGCGCGATATTGAATCGCGGCGCAAATTTTTTCGGAAATGTATAGTTGCCGAATTTTTCCTGTAATTCAGCGGGGTCAACCGTCAATGTAAATCGTCCGCACATTAGTTCCTCAACTTCCTGAAATCGCCATCGCGTTTGGTAAAGCCGATCGCGTCAAAATGTTCGAGCAAAGCCTGCGCATACTTTCGGCTGGTGTTGAATATATCTCTGACTTCCGCGAGCGAAATTTTACCGTGTGTCTCGAGGTTGCGCTTGATCTTTTCCTTCATCGAATCATACTCGGATGCGCGAAAAATGACATCGGCTGACACCGGCATAAACTCGCCGAGTTCGATCAGCGCGTTGAGGACGCCCTCCCCAACTTCCGCCTGGCACTCTTTGACGCTTGGCGGGCTGAACGGATTTGTCTCGAACTTGCGCTTCATTTTCTCAAGTGTTGCCTGCTCGCCCGCCGTGAAGCGGACCTCATGCCCCGGCAGGGAAATCGTTGAGGCGTGATCCACGATCGAACGCTCGGCGCCCATTCGCGCAAGAACAGCGTTAAAAATACGCGGCGTCACCTTCGACTTGCTTTTGAGTTCTTCGCGCGGTATGCCGCGCCGCAGTGGAAAAGACTTATGATACTCTTCAACGAAGCGGACGATCTGTTCGCGTAGTTGAGTCCAGTGCTTCATTGTGCCTGCGAGAATTTCACTGCTGGCTGTGAGGCGCCCGCTTTCGATCAGCACAAGGGCATTCATATCCAATAATTGTGGAAGAGAATTTTCGGCGATGCGCGAATCCAGCCGCGAGCGTAAAACGATTTCTTTGACCGACGCGATGCCAAGGGCGTTCGCGGCTTCGAGCAGAACCTCTACGGGCGAGCCTT from the Candidatus Defluviilinea gracilis genome contains:
- a CDS encoding sigma-70 family RNA polymerase sigma factor, which gives rise to MTSRTNEQWLAELRASGLERETALEDLRAVIQKGLPYALSRWLSPDQPQFNALVEEVTQETLLRVLDQLGTFEGRSQFTTWVHKIAVRIALTELRRKRWRDSSLDELTENEDVPPPPGLLADTHAGPETSAERADMLTHVRRIIEEELTDRQREALILLGVRDMPMEDAAKKLKTNRNALYKLLHDARVRLKSRLSMEDIAPHEVLALFEQK
- a CDS encoding peptidoglycan DD-metalloendopeptidase family protein; this translates as MSNNEKRGVFARITETLVGIGLGESFFRIGTLILSMALIGAVIWLARGFFAQNVPAGAEALSQATEAPVIVAGIESIGGENSFGGVPRLAQVHTTIPSRPREKVIEYTVVEGDTIFGIAQNYGLEPQTVLWSNYYTLLDNPHSLKPGQELSILPVNGTYHEWQQGEGLNGVAKYYGVTPEDIINYAPNELDPATVGDFAAPNIAPGTWLIVPGGKREFISWSAPLGVTRENPASARVLGPGACEPVTGGAVGFGTFVWPASQHARSGFDYSPGTNHWGIDIAGNEGEGAYATDAGVIVYAGWNNYGYGNMIMVDHGNNFQSLYAHLSGISVVCGQSVGQGDLIGIIGNTGRSSGSHLHFEIRAISSWVNPWDVLPPP
- a CDS encoding MFS transporter, with translation MIHQIRLSLAGRFPALTSRDFAIFWLGHLLSLVGTSMQNTAQPLLAYRLSGRPFDLGLIGLAFALPTFFLAFPSGVLVERWDKRKAVMILQAVMMIETLVLAVLTLTGRIQIWHIIVLSMVLGIATTFEITARQSMLIELVGGDLLPNAIALQSTAFNMSRVLGPALAAPLLLILPSNGEGWIFLLNALSFGAILISLFSVRLMHRVEPTPSNQSIARDFLDGGRYILAHRNIAAIILLAAILGLFGMPVMQQIPVLAKDVLAQVGDTKSIVDARNSALYLALGSGALTAALSIAFNNSAHQRGARLVLGEAAFIVGLLGIAFLNRFWFAVALVALMGWGGVTQFATMNTLLQTQVANDLRGRVYSVYLWSFQGIAPFGSLLIGWMTQNLSLPVTAMVCGVVCLFGLGGIQLFFPAARRSAA
- a CDS encoding SOS response-associated peptidase, which gives rise to MCGRFTLTVDPAELQEKFGNYTFPKKFAPRFNIAPTQPVLAIPNTEKFKADFFVWGLIPMWAKDPGIGARLINARGETVAEKPSFRGSLKYKRCLVLADGFYEWKAQPGKKTKTPFYIHMKDRQPFAIAGLWDTWNSPDGSSIKTCALITTGPNELMEMIHDRMPVIVHPRDYAKWLDPSPQTPDQLLPIIKPFPAEMMDAYPVSALVNKASNDKPELVAPAK